A window from Chrysemys picta bellii isolate R12L10 chromosome 2, ASM1138683v2, whole genome shotgun sequence encodes these proteins:
- the LOC135981865 gene encoding uncharacterized protein LOC135981865 yields the protein MQSSPAVMAMQSGNRKRAPAWTDREVLDLIAVWGDESVLSELRSKRRNAKIYEKISKDMAERGYSRDATQCRVKIKELRQGYQKTKEANGRSGSHPQTSRFYEALHSILGAAATTTPPVTVDSEDGILSTAGSSDMLGDGEDEEGDEEGEAVGSSHNADFPDSQDLFITLTEIPYEASPAITPDTESGEGSATPSATVSQPSLESHSQRLARIRRRKKRTREDMFSELMASSQAQAAQQTQWRENLTRMHQANMDREERWRQEDQQATQTLLGLLREQTDTLRRLVDVLQERRQEDRAPLQSISNRPPPPPSPIPTSPKVQRRRGGRVPANSHSTPAESSSSRRLSFPKI from the exons atgcagagctctccagcagtgatggccatgcagtctgggaatagaaagagagccccagcatggactgatcgtgaagtcttggatctcatcgctgtgtggggcgatgagtccgtgctttccgagctgcgatccaaaagaaggaatgcaaagatctacgagaagatctctaaagacatggcagagagaggatacagccgggatgcaacgcagtgccgcgtgaaaatcaaggagctgagacaaggctaccagaagaccaaagaggcaaacggacgctccggatcccatccccagacatcccgtttctacgaggcactgcattccatcctcggtgctgccgccaccactaccccaccagtgaccgtggactctgaggatgggatactgtccacggccggttcctcagacatgttaggggacggggaagatgaggaaggagatgaggagggcgaggcagttggcagctctcacaacgctgatttccccgacagccaggatctcttcatcacccttacagagatcccctacgaagcgtccccagccattaccccggacacagaatctggtgaaggatcagcca ccccgtctgcgactgtctcacaacctagcctggaatcacactcccagaggctagcgcggattaggcgtaggaagaagaggacacgggaggacatgttctctgagcttatggcctcttcccaagcccaggcagcacagcagacccagtggcgggagaacttgacccgaatgcaccaagccaacatggatcgggaggagaggtggcggcaggaagaccagcaggcgactcaaacgctgcttggactactgagggagcaaacggacacgctccggcgccttgtggatgttctgcaggaacggaggcaggaggacagagccccgctgcagtccatctctaaccgccctcccccgccaccaagtcccatacccacctcacccaaagtgcaaagaaggagaggcggcagagtccctgctaactctcactccacccctgcagagagctctagtagcagaaggctctcatttcccaaaatttga